A region of Nakaseomyces glabratus chromosome M, complete sequence DNA encodes the following proteins:
- the PFS1 gene encoding Pfs1p (CAGL0M13387g~Ortholog(s) have role in ascospore wall assembly) — protein MSDQQDMLENKMAMLHNFIQTSERYSPKFDGDFVTLWPREQTINVNYTIPENSNRDENKIIDKDISIKHELYKKINSIGKNEWFIDENLMEYLPQFQKSKKISNNDTNCQRNDRASLNFIRDNPSQSVQNQVCPYGEFYHSSSNTNQCSSYYDSHIKFNPREEKNMPTKDKVENWLEMSGFIKYKYIDSESNMSIHWEENEFDFQDSEYFSNDSFSFGDYQDIIYLQSRKIDSLVRKAYLSEQKAKHHDSFDSSTLSSE, from the coding sequence ATGTCCGATCAGCAGGATATGctggaaaataaaatggcAATGTTGCataatttcattcaaaCCAGTGAAAGATATTCTCCTAAATTTGATGGTGATTTTGTGACATTATGGCCAAGAGAACAAACGATTAATGTAAATTATACTATTCCCGAGAACAGTAACCGggatgaaaacaaaattataGATAAGGATATTTCAATCAAGCATGAACtgtataaaaaaataaatagtaTTGGCAAAAATGAATGGTtcattgatgaaaactTAATGGAATATTTACctcaatttcaaaagtcaaagaaaatttCTAACAACGATACTAATTGTCAAAGAAACGACCGAGCTTCATTAAACTTTATAAGAGACAATCCTAGTCAGTCAGTACAAAATCAGGTATGTCCATATGGTGAATTTTATCACAGTAGCTCAAATACAAATCAATGTTCATCATATTATGACAGTCATATTAAATTCAACCCcagagaagagaagaatatGCCAACAAAAGATAAAGTAGAGAATTGGTTAGAAATGTCAGGttttataaaatacaaGTACATTGATTCTGAAAGTAATATGTCAATTCATTGGGAAGAAAATGAGTTTGATTTCCAGGATTCGGAGTATTTTAGCAATGATTCGTTCTCATTTGGAGATTATCAAGATATTATCTACTTACAAAGTAGAAAGATTGACTCTCTAGTTAGGAAGGCATACTTATCTGAACAGAAAGCAAAGCATCATGACTCCTTTGATTCTTCAACCTTATCTTCTGAATAA